A window from Mogibacterium neglectum encodes these proteins:
- a CDS encoding YifB family Mg chelatase-like AAA ATPase: protein MLSTITSGVIKGIKGQKVNIETCISNGLPNFNIVGLASKSVIESRERIRSAIVHSGYEFPHGHITVNLSPASINKNGSHLELPIAIGVLSSTLVVNSRKAEAYAVIGELSLSGRVMPVDGVLPIIISLREVGIKKVILPARNMKEASMVEGISVIGVRKLEEAIHAINNEVSEGCSYVFTSEPSKTREDCDYSDIKGQEYAKRALIIAAAGKHPLLMIGPPGCGKTMLVKRMPTILPPITKNELLESTIIHSVAGQLNKGDNDLISRPFRAPHHTISRAALLGGGLYPMPGELSLAHNGVLFLDEFCEFDTGQIEALRQPLEDHKIVISRQGTTYEFPCKSLVVMAANPCPCGFFGSESTECTCTAQEIARYRRRMSGPILDRIDLQLNMQEVKYEDLKSDKRGKNIVLDSKTMSFMVSDAIKFSKTEGRDEKCGNISDKSIRDACLLGSLENEFIESAYDRLNLSPRSYIRTLKVARTIADVEQERKVSVVHLAEALGYRCGEFDKGKV from the coding sequence ATGCTTTCAACGATTACAAGTGGAGTTATTAAAGGGATTAAAGGACAGAAGGTAAATATTGAAACCTGTATAAGTAATGGTCTTCCTAATTTCAATATTGTTGGATTAGCCTCAAAATCAGTTATTGAATCGAGGGAGAGAATTCGTTCAGCAATAGTCCATTCAGGTTATGAATTTCCACATGGTCACATAACAGTAAATCTATCGCCAGCAAGCATTAATAAAAATGGAAGTCATCTTGAGCTTCCAATTGCTATCGGTGTGCTTTCAAGCACCTTAGTAGTTAACAGTAGAAAAGCAGAAGCATATGCGGTCATCGGAGAGCTATCTCTATCTGGAAGGGTTATGCCAGTAGATGGAGTTTTACCTATTATCATCTCTCTTCGTGAAGTAGGTATTAAAAAAGTAATTCTACCTGCAAGAAATATGAAGGAAGCATCTATGGTTGAAGGGATTTCAGTAATTGGGGTCAGAAAGCTTGAAGAAGCAATACATGCTATTAATAATGAAGTTAGTGAAGGGTGTAGCTATGTTTTTACAAGTGAACCTAGTAAGACAAGGGAAGATTGCGATTACTCAGATATAAAAGGGCAGGAGTATGCAAAAAGAGCCCTTATTATAGCAGCTGCCGGTAAGCATCCGCTTCTGATGATTGGCCCTCCAGGATGTGGTAAAACAATGCTGGTAAAAAGAATGCCTACTATTCTTCCGCCAATAACAAAGAATGAACTACTAGAATCTACTATAATACATTCTGTAGCTGGACAACTTAATAAGGGGGATAATGATTTAATAAGTAGACCTTTTAGGGCTCCGCATCACACTATATCTAGAGCAGCTCTGCTTGGTGGTGGTCTCTATCCAATGCCTGGGGAACTTTCTTTAGCCCATAATGGGGTGCTGTTTCTCGATGAATTTTGCGAGTTTGATACGGGGCAAATAGAAGCTCTTCGTCAGCCATTGGAGGATCACAAGATTGTTATTTCAAGACAAGGGACTACATATGAATTCCCATGCAAGTCACTTGTAGTTATGGCGGCAAACCCTTGCCCATGTGGATTTTTTGGAAGTGAATCAACTGAATGCACTTGTACTGCACAAGAGATTGCTAGATACAGAAGGCGTATGAGTGGACCAATTTTGGATCGGATAGACTTACAGCTTAACATGCAAGAAGTGAAATATGAGGATCTGAAATCAGATAAAAGAGGTAAAAATATAGTGTTAGATAGTAAAACGATGAGTTTTATGGTAAGTGATGCCATAAAGTTCTCTAAAACCGAAGGAAGAGATGAAAAATGCGGGAATATAAGTGATAAGAGTATCAGAGATGCCTGCTTATTAGGAAGTCTGGAAAATGAATTTATAGAAAGTGCATATGATAGATTAAATTTATCACCGAGAAGTTATATACGCACTCTTAAGGTAGCAAGAACAATTGCGGATGTAGAGCAAGAGCGGAAAGTTAGTGTTGTACATTTGGCAGAAGCACTCGGATATAGATGTGGTGAATTTGATAAAGGAAAAGTTTAA
- a CDS encoding YraN family protein, which produces MKYNKIIGSLGENMAADILEKQGYEVIARNYTCKLGEIDIIAIDTKDKVLSFIEVKTRTSNKYGYPAEAISSNKIRHIKNVASYFLLTHTDFSNYNARFDVVEIEYKVSKDCF; this is translated from the coding sequence ATGAAGTACAACAAGATAATCGGTAGTCTTGGCGAAAACATGGCCGCAGATATACTTGAAAAACAAGGATATGAGGTGATTGCACGAAACTACACATGTAAATTAGGCGAGATAGATATTATTGCTATAGATACGAAGGATAAAGTGCTTAGTTTTATTGAAGTAAAGACGAGAACGAGTAATAAATATGGTTATCCTGCAGAGGCAATATCAAGTAATAAGATCCGCCATATTAAAAATGTAGCCAGTTATTTCTTGCTTACCCATACAGATTTTAGCAATTATAATGCTCGATTTGACGTAGTCGAAATTGAATACAAAGTTAGTAAGGACTGTTTTTAG
- the hslU gene encoding ATP-dependent protease ATPase subunit HslU, with the protein MKNNIKTMTPKQIVAELDKYIIGQDDAKKSVAIALRNRYRRSQLSEEMREEITPKNILMMGPTGVGKTEIARRLAKIMEAPFVKVEATKFTEVGYVGRDVDSMIRDLVEASVRITKQQRINEKYGIADELVEEKIIDALVPGAASDNVKNVNGPNPFDFFLKNSNYPSQKKQYEEQQNLEKQSVPEDIAMAKEQVKIHLREGKLEDQLIDIEVEDSVNTNQLDLQNEGIGIAIGNIFGDMMPKKTKHKKVTVREARKILREQEAQNLIDMDQVIDDAIENAEQNGIIFIDEIDKIASGNSMASGADVSREGVQRDILPIVEGSVVNTKHGPVKTDHMLFIGAGAFHVSKPSDLIPELQGRFPINVELKNLDKEDFKKILTATENAVTKQQKALLETEGVDVEFTDDSTDEIAEMAYLMNEQTENIGARRLYTILEKLLEDVSFMLPDDSVEKIVIDRDFVKNKFKETVKEVDVDKYIL; encoded by the coding sequence ATGAAAAATAATATAAAGACGATGACTCCTAAACAGATAGTTGCTGAGCTTGATAAATACATAATAGGTCAAGACGATGCAAAAAAATCTGTTGCAATTGCTCTCAGAAATAGATATAGGCGCAGTCAGCTTAGTGAAGAGATGAGAGAAGAAATCACCCCAAAGAATATCCTCATGATGGGTCCTACCGGAGTGGGAAAAACTGAGATTGCTAGAAGGCTAGCAAAGATAATGGAGGCACCTTTTGTTAAAGTCGAAGCTACTAAGTTTACTGAGGTGGGATACGTTGGACGAGATGTTGATTCGATGATTAGAGATTTAGTTGAAGCATCTGTTAGGATTACGAAGCAGCAACGTATCAATGAAAAGTACGGAATTGCTGATGAGCTGGTTGAAGAGAAGATCATTGATGCGCTTGTTCCAGGTGCGGCATCAGATAATGTGAAAAATGTAAATGGACCAAATCCATTTGATTTTTTCCTTAAAAATTCCAATTATCCAAGTCAAAAAAAACAGTATGAAGAACAGCAGAATCTGGAAAAGCAAAGCGTTCCAGAAGATATTGCTATGGCAAAAGAACAAGTTAAAATTCATTTAAGAGAAGGTAAATTAGAAGATCAGCTTATAGACATTGAAGTTGAGGATTCTGTAAATACTAATCAGTTAGATTTACAAAATGAGGGGATTGGAATAGCGATAGGAAATATATTTGGCGATATGATGCCTAAGAAGACTAAACACAAAAAAGTTACAGTTAGAGAGGCAAGAAAAATTCTTCGAGAGCAAGAGGCGCAAAACCTAATAGACATGGATCAGGTGATTGATGATGCTATCGAAAATGCAGAGCAGAACGGTATTATTTTTATTGATGAAATAGATAAAATTGCCTCAGGAAATTCAATGGCGTCAGGTGCAGATGTTTCTCGTGAAGGTGTACAAAGAGATATTCTTCCAATAGTTGAAGGAAGTGTAGTTAATACCAAGCATGGTCCAGTAAAAACTGACCATATGCTATTTATTGGAGCTGGAGCATTTCATGTTTCTAAGCCTTCAGATTTAATTCCAGAATTACAGGGAAGATTTCCTATAAATGTAGAGTTAAAGAATCTTGATAAAGAGGATTTTAAAAAAATTCTTACTGCAACTGAGAATGCTGTCACAAAACAGCAGAAAGCGTTACTTGAAACTGAAGGAGTAGATGTTGAATTTACAGACGATTCAACGGATGAAATTGCCGAAATGGCTTATCTCATGAACGAACAGACTGAAAATATTGGTGCAAGAAGGTTATATACAATACTTGAAAAGCTGCTCGAAGATGTATCATTTATGCTTCCAGATGATTCTGTTGAAAAGATTGTTATTGATAGAGATTTTGTAAAAAATAAATTCAAGGAGACTGTCAAGGAAGTAGATGTTGACAAGTACATTTTGTAA
- a CDS encoding Cof-type HAD-IIB family hydrolase, which translates to MSIKIIGLDLDGTTLGINGKLPELNKIAIERAIAADINVVVTTGRVITAVPEDIMNISGLRYIISSNGAHVRDLKSGHDVYSSFINSMVIERLVTLAKEENLYLEAFHDGRAYIDAALYHDIDVNGSIHRRREYVLRTRNPLDDIFGFMLENSAEIENINIFFEDMDKLEDIRKIVSTYDDANVTSSVPNNIEIGGLGSSKSKALSELMKILSIDKSELMCCGDAANDIPMLQLAEIGVAMGNAWDIVKENADYITDTNVNGGVGKAILRFCFDE; encoded by the coding sequence ATGAGTATTAAGATTATTGGATTAGATTTGGATGGAACAACACTTGGAATTAACGGTAAGCTTCCTGAGCTCAACAAGATTGCTATTGAACGTGCAATAGCTGCAGATATCAATGTTGTTGTGACGACAGGACGTGTTATTACAGCTGTTCCGGAAGATATTATGAATATATCAGGGCTAAGATATATAATTTCGTCAAATGGAGCTCATGTACGAGATTTGAAGTCCGGTCATGATGTGTATTCTAGCTTTATAAATTCCATGGTAATCGAGAGATTAGTAACTCTTGCAAAAGAAGAGAATTTGTATCTCGAAGCTTTTCACGATGGAAGAGCATATATAGATGCTGCTCTTTATCATGATATCGATGTTAATGGAAGTATACATAGAAGACGCGAATATGTTCTTAGAACGAGAAATCCATTGGATGATATATTTGGATTTATGCTTGAAAACTCTGCAGAGATTGAAAATATAAATATCTTTTTTGAAGATATGGATAAGCTTGAAGATATCCGAAAAATTGTGAGCACTTATGATGATGCTAATGTTACATCATCTGTGCCTAATAATATAGAAATAGGTGGTCTTGGCTCAAGCAAAAGTAAAGCGCTCTCAGAACTGATGAAAATACTATCAATTGATAAATCTGAACTTATGTGCTGTGGCGATGCTGCAAATGATATACCGATGCTGCAGTTAGCGGAAATTGGAGTTGCTATGGGAAATGCATGGGATATCGTCAAGGAAAACGCTGATTATATAACTGATACAAACGTAAATGGAGGCGTCGGCAAGGCTATACTAAGATTCTGCTTTGACGAATAA
- the trkA gene encoding Trk system potassium transporter TrkA, with protein MKIAIIGAGKLGIRITEALLDGDYDVTVVDNNEKKLDILAQQFDVFTVLGDAKTIETLNKIDVKSFDFLIATTTSDDTNILAASFAKILGCKRVIARVREPEHMNQLDFLREHYNIDMLINPDLLITSEIYRYLVEKYTLSNGIFTSRSIALIEFEADKKPQLIGKSLVEFRTIMPDMLMVGISRKGKMIIPHGNSVIEAHDLLYLIGEKENVFDLASRVHTKMKHSSVQKVMIIGGGKTGYYLASRLSEYGVFVKIIEKDKDRCHYLANKLENVMVLNGDGSNVGLLTEEDMDEMDAFVTATGYDEENLLLALMAKTHGIEDVISKVSHDSYTDLISRLGIDVVLNPLDISCSTVLRLIRGAKKVISSVLLQGQAELMEVYAQEGMGMINIPLKNMNLPDYIIIAAIHRGMNTIIPDGNTKIKPGDRVTIVCMISNIGYVEKLFKPNIRLNILK; from the coding sequence ATGAAAATTGCGATAATTGGAGCTGGAAAGCTTGGAATCAGGATTACTGAAGCTCTGCTTGATGGAGATTATGATGTTACAGTTGTAGATAATAATGAAAAAAAATTAGATATACTAGCGCAGCAGTTTGACGTATTCACTGTTCTTGGTGATGCCAAAACTATTGAAACACTAAATAAGATTGATGTAAAGTCATTTGATTTTCTTATCGCTACAACGACATCAGATGATACAAATATCCTAGCTGCTTCGTTTGCAAAAATTCTTGGATGCAAACGTGTAATTGCTAGAGTTAGAGAGCCGGAACATATGAATCAGCTCGACTTTCTAAGGGAGCACTACAATATAGACATGCTCATCAATCCTGATCTTCTCATCACTTCTGAAATTTATAGATATTTAGTCGAGAAATATACCCTTAGTAACGGTATTTTCACATCGAGAAGTATCGCACTGATTGAATTCGAGGCTGATAAGAAACCTCAGCTCATTGGTAAATCACTAGTTGAATTCCGCACCATAATGCCAGATATGCTAATGGTCGGCATTTCTCGCAAAGGTAAAATGATAATTCCGCATGGTAATTCTGTTATCGAAGCGCACGACCTCCTCTATCTTATAGGTGAAAAGGAAAATGTATTTGATTTAGCTAGCCGTGTACACACAAAGATGAAGCATTCCTCTGTACAGAAGGTTATGATAATCGGTGGTGGAAAAACTGGATATTACCTTGCATCACGTCTATCTGAATATGGTGTATTCGTAAAGATTATCGAAAAAGATAAAGATCGTTGTCATTATTTGGCTAATAAACTTGAGAATGTAATGGTTCTTAATGGTGATGGCTCTAATGTTGGACTCTTGACTGAAGAAGATATGGATGAAATGGATGCATTTGTAACAGCAACAGGTTACGACGAAGAAAACCTCCTGCTCGCGCTCATGGCCAAGACACATGGTATAGAAGACGTAATTTCAAAGGTTAGTCACGACAGCTACACTGATTTGATTTCCAGGCTCGGAATAGATGTAGTTCTTAACCCACTTGATATAAGCTGTTCAACAGTTCTTAGGCTTATACGCGGAGCTAAAAAAGTTATATCATCCGTTCTTCTACAAGGTCAGGCCGAACTCATGGAGGTTTATGCTCAGGAAGGTATGGGTATGATAAATATTCCGCTCAAAAATATGAACCTACCTGATTATATAATCATCGCAGCTATTCATCGTGGGATGAATACCATAATTCCTGATGGAAATACAAAAATTAAACCTGGAGATCGAGTTACAATCGTCTGCATGATCTCAAACATCGGATACGTAGAGAAACTATTTAAGCCAAATATAAGGCTTAATATTTTGAAGTAA
- the topA gene encoding type I DNA topoisomerase — translation MPSTTVKTSTNKKNTAKSKKTARKRTLLIVESPSKAKVIGKYLGPSYNVLASVGHVRDLPKSRLGIDIEDQFEPGYINIRGKGDKIKELKKAASSASRVLLATDPDREGEAISWHLAYLLDIDPNSECRIVFNEINKEAVKEAIKHPRSIDMGLVDAQQARRVLDRLVGYQISPLLWQKVRRGLSAGRVQSAALKMICDRENEIKSFIPEEYWTITADYGDNFNAALSKYDGKDLRITTAEEADSVEKKLKSGKFVVKSVKTGKRKPKPNAPFTTSSMQQDASIKLNFQTKKTMQVAQQLYEGIDVKGIGTRGLITYLRTDSVRVSSAAKEAASEFITKKFGKEYSSNNSFSNKNKDIQDAHEAIRPTDIKLEPETIRDSLTADQFKLYTLVWNRFVASQMPAAEFDTVTVTIENNGYEFRASGSRLVFDGWRRVYPIANEKDSYVPELQKGDELKCKELIKEQKFTQPPARYTEAGLVKEMEEKNIGRPSTYSAIITTLTGRRYVTREKKNLVPTQLGFDVTGILSEYFGDIVDVEFTGELENQLDQVELKKEAWKHVIEDFYVPFSKELEVAKNEVEKIEQEVVLSDEVCELCGKPMAIKESRFGKFLACTGYPECKNTKPIVKEIGVSCPKCGKPIIEKRTRRGGKIFYGCSGYPDCDVSFWDKPTGEFCPKCGSMLLEGKGKKAKIKCSNEKCNYEIIENK, via the coding sequence ATGCCTAGTACAACAGTTAAAACGTCAACTAATAAGAAAAATACAGCAAAGTCCAAGAAGACGGCGAGAAAGCGTACACTTTTAATTGTTGAGTCGCCTTCAAAAGCTAAAGTTATTGGTAAATACTTAGGTCCTTCTTATAATGTGCTCGCTTCGGTAGGGCATGTAAGGGATTTACCTAAGAGTAGATTAGGAATAGATATAGAAGATCAATTTGAACCAGGATATATAAATATAAGAGGTAAGGGTGACAAAATTAAGGAACTAAAGAAGGCTGCGTCGTCGGCGTCGCGTGTTCTTTTGGCAACTGACCCAGACCGTGAGGGAGAGGCTATATCATGGCATCTCGCATATCTACTTGATATAGATCCAAATAGCGAATGTAGAATAGTTTTTAATGAAATCAACAAAGAAGCTGTAAAAGAAGCTATTAAGCATCCTCGCTCAATTGATATGGGGTTAGTCGACGCACAGCAAGCTAGAAGAGTGCTAGATAGGCTAGTTGGTTATCAGATCAGCCCGCTTCTATGGCAGAAGGTAAGACGAGGGCTCTCTGCTGGCAGAGTACAATCTGCAGCTCTCAAGATGATTTGTGATAGAGAGAATGAAATAAAATCTTTTATACCTGAAGAGTATTGGACTATAACAGCTGATTATGGAGATAATTTTAATGCAGCCCTCAGTAAGTATGATGGCAAAGATCTTCGTATTACGACAGCTGAAGAAGCTGATAGTGTTGAGAAAAAGCTCAAATCAGGTAAATTTGTAGTGAAAAGCGTAAAGACAGGAAAGAGAAAGCCAAAACCTAATGCGCCATTTACTACAAGTAGCATGCAACAGGATGCTTCTATAAAGTTAAATTTCCAAACCAAGAAGACAATGCAAGTTGCTCAGCAGTTATATGAAGGAATTGACGTTAAAGGAATTGGAACAAGAGGTTTAATTACGTATCTACGTACTGATTCAGTTAGAGTTTCGTCTGCTGCAAAGGAAGCTGCATCGGAATTTATTACTAAAAAGTTTGGCAAAGAATATAGTTCCAACAACTCATTTTCAAACAAGAACAAGGATATACAGGATGCCCATGAAGCAATTAGACCTACAGATATTAAGCTTGAACCGGAGACAATACGTGATTCTTTAACCGCAGACCAGTTTAAACTATATACACTTGTTTGGAACCGATTTGTTGCATCACAGATGCCAGCTGCTGAGTTTGATACTGTGACTGTAACCATAGAAAATAATGGATATGAATTTAGAGCATCAGGATCAAGATTAGTATTTGATGGATGGAGAAGGGTATATCCTATAGCTAATGAGAAGGATTCATATGTGCCAGAACTTCAAAAGGGTGATGAACTTAAGTGTAAAGAGCTCATTAAGGAGCAGAAATTTACACAACCACCTGCTAGGTATACAGAAGCTGGTCTCGTTAAAGAGATGGAGGAAAAGAATATAGGACGTCCTAGTACGTATTCTGCAATAATAACGACTCTTACGGGTAGACGTTATGTTACTAGGGAGAAGAAAAATCTCGTTCCAACACAACTTGGTTTTGATGTCACAGGTATTCTTTCAGAATATTTTGGCGATATTGTAGATGTAGAATTTACAGGCGAATTAGAGAATCAGCTTGACCAAGTTGAACTAAAAAAAGAGGCTTGGAAGCACGTAATAGAGGACTTCTACGTTCCATTTAGCAAAGAGTTAGAAGTTGCAAAAAACGAAGTAGAGAAGATAGAACAAGAAGTAGTTCTAAGTGATGAGGTTTGTGAATTATGTGGAAAGCCTATGGCAATTAAGGAGAGCCGTTTTGGTAAATTCTTGGCCTGTACTGGTTATCCTGAATGCAAAAATACAAAACCAATAGTAAAGGAAATTGGTGTAAGTTGTCCAAAATGTGGCAAACCAATAATTGAAAAGAGAACTAGACGCGGAGGGAAAATATTCTATGGCTGTAGTGGCTATCCAGACTGTGATGTATCATTCTGGGATAAGCCAACAGGGGAATTTTGCCCTAAATGCGGATCGATGCTTCTTGAAGGCAAAGGAAAAAAGGCTAAAATTAAATGTTCTAATGAAAAATGCAACTATGAAATAATAGAGAATAAGTAA
- a CDS encoding YigZ family protein has product MKLYYTVYQEANSEYIIQKSRFIAHISPVDSYEEAKAFISSIKDEYKHATHNVPVLVVGEKQETQWSNEDGEPQGTAGAPILRMIVERGLTNLAIVVTRYFGGIKLGTGGLVRAYTASARLVIDKALLCEVREAIVLTYEISYSHLAQIENISKTGVFKIAKIEYTDKITLDISGDINHKQVIIDTITEVTAGKCKLISENSRKNKFLIDSD; this is encoded by the coding sequence ATGAAACTCTATTACACTGTATACCAAGAGGCTAATTCTGAATATATAATCCAGAAATCCCGTTTTATAGCGCATATTTCACCGGTAGACTCATATGAAGAGGCGAAAGCATTTATCTCTTCTATAAAGGATGAATATAAGCACGCTACACACAATGTACCAGTACTAGTAGTTGGGGAGAAACAGGAGACACAATGGTCAAATGAAGACGGTGAGCCACAGGGGACTGCTGGCGCACCAATTCTTCGGATGATTGTTGAAAGGGGTCTTACTAACTTAGCGATTGTTGTAACTCGCTATTTTGGAGGTATAAAGCTTGGAACTGGAGGTCTTGTTCGCGCATATACAGCTTCAGCGAGGCTTGTGATAGATAAAGCCTTGCTTTGCGAAGTTAGAGAAGCTATAGTTTTAACATATGAAATTTCATATTCTCATTTGGCACAAATTGAAAACATTTCAAAAACAGGGGTTTTCAAGATCGCAAAAATAGAGTACACTGATAAAATCACATTGGATATTAGTGGAGACATAAATCATAAGCAAGTGATAATCGATACAATAACAGAGGTTACTGCAGGTAAATGTAAGCTGATAAGTGAGAATTCGAGAAAAAATAAATTTCTGATTGACAGTGATTAG
- a CDS encoding TrkH family potassium uptake protein: MMLPLFVAVIYKEYNSVVAFTIACTISIGLGIITTSILGRDEQVESLRYTDSYFIVSFAWIMSSVLAAIPFVIQGSIPNVFDAFFEMCSGFSTTGATILTDVEALPKSMLLWRSETQWLGGMGIIVLMVALVPNLGVKAQNVASAETPGPTVTKLTSRFTDTARNLYIAYVILTVILIALLLFGGMNMFDAVAHSFSTMATGGFGIYNDSIAHFHSYYITWIITIFMIIAGTNFNLFFTMIGGKIKTALADEELRLYVAILVISTSLITISLFSQGGYKSTFKAITDAAFQVATMISTTGYATIDFNLWPAFCKMVLILVMFTGAMSSSTAGGIKIIRVLSVFKMFKREVRVRLHDNIIDDVKYNGTKISGEVMMYMLSFVITFLMTLGIGTILVSLRSNADLVTDFTAVLSCISNVGPGLAKVGPIENFHFYSDFSTFVLALIMIIGRLELSTFLIMFSRHYWNRHRV, translated from the coding sequence ATGATGCTACCTCTATTTGTCGCGGTGATTTACAAAGAATATAACTCTGTCGTTGCTTTTACTATAGCATGCACAATTTCTATTGGTTTAGGTATTATCACAACTAGCATTCTAGGTAGAGATGAGCAGGTAGAGTCTCTTCGCTATACGGATAGCTATTTCATCGTTTCCTTTGCGTGGATTATGTCCTCTGTTTTGGCAGCAATACCTTTCGTAATACAGGGGTCTATTCCAAATGTATTCGATGCATTTTTTGAAATGTGCTCTGGCTTCTCAACAACTGGAGCCACTATACTCACAGATGTTGAAGCTCTGCCAAAATCGATGTTACTTTGGCGTTCGGAAACCCAGTGGCTTGGTGGCATGGGAATTATCGTTTTAATGGTTGCACTCGTACCTAACTTAGGAGTAAAAGCTCAAAATGTTGCAAGTGCAGAAACTCCTGGTCCAACCGTGACGAAACTGACTTCTAGGTTCACTGATACGGCTAGAAATCTTTATATAGCGTACGTTATACTTACCGTTATTCTAATAGCTCTGTTGCTTTTTGGTGGTATGAATATGTTTGATGCTGTTGCTCACTCTTTCTCAACTATGGCTACTGGTGGTTTTGGTATATATAACGATAGTATTGCTCACTTCCATAGCTATTACATTACATGGATTATTACGATATTCATGATTATCGCAGGTACGAACTTCAATCTCTTTTTTACGATGATTGGTGGCAAGATTAAGACTGCCCTTGCTGATGAAGAATTGAGACTTTATGTTGCGATTTTGGTAATATCTACATCGCTTATTACAATTTCGCTTTTCTCCCAAGGAGGATATAAGAGCACATTTAAAGCAATTACTGATGCAGCTTTTCAAGTTGCAACGATGATATCCACTACTGGATATGCAACTATTGATTTCAACCTTTGGCCAGCTTTTTGTAAGATGGTCTTGATACTAGTTATGTTTACAGGAGCAATGAGTTCATCAACGGCTGGCGGAATAAAAATTATACGTGTGCTGTCTGTATTTAAGATGTTTAAGCGTGAAGTTAGGGTTAGACTTCATGACAATATTATTGACGATGTTAAATATAATGGCACAAAGATCTCCGGTGAGGTTATGATGTACATGCTATCATTTGTCATTACATTTCTGATGACGCTTGGCATTGGAACAATTTTGGTTTCTCTTCGATCCAACGCAGATTTAGTTACAGATTTTACTGCTGTTTTATCTTGTATAAGCAACGTTGGTCCGGGATTAGCTAAGGTAGGTCCGATAGAAAATTTCCATTTCTATTCCGACTTTTCAACATTTGTGCTTGCGCTAATAATGATAATCGGCAGACTTGAGCTGAGCACTTTCCTAATTATGTTCTCCAGGCATTACTGGAATAGACATAGAGTTTAA
- the dprA gene encoding DNA-processing protein DprA translates to MNYNYQNKIKEININSPHYPENLRIINNPPERIYCIGDLNLLNIKSVAVVGSRKYTLYGKIVAQMIGKELAKANIPVISGLAYGIDSFAHEGTVSMGGKAIAVLGTGIDIIHPVRNAWLYDKIASSGLIISEYAPGTPGAKYTFPQRNRIISALSEAVVVVEAGLNSGSLITADFANEQGKSIYAVPGNINSQFSVGTNKLIKDGAIPMISICDVTSDIKGVEYTPHEITQELGNDELEIYKEIQKSTCCTIDSIAHNLNKNAGKVSAILTVLEIKGIITTYGGKVFLAK, encoded by the coding sequence ATGAATTATAATTATCAAAATAAAATAAAAGAAATTAATATTAACTCGCCTCATTATCCAGAAAATTTAAGAATAATAAATAATCCACCTGAGCGTATTTATTGTATAGGAGACTTAAATTTACTTAATATCAAATCCGTTGCAGTGGTTGGTTCAAGGAAATACACACTTTATGGGAAAATAGTAGCTCAAATGATAGGTAAAGAACTTGCTAAGGCTAACATACCTGTAATTTCAGGGCTGGCATATGGGATAGATAGTTTTGCTCATGAAGGTACAGTAAGTATGGGAGGGAAAGCCATAGCTGTACTAGGAACTGGAATCGACATCATTCATCCAGTGAGAAATGCATGGCTATATGACAAAATAGCCTCAAGCGGTTTGATTATATCTGAATATGCCCCTGGAACGCCTGGTGCAAAGTATACATTCCCTCAGAGAAATAGGATTATAAGCGCATTATCTGAAGCAGTCGTGGTTGTGGAAGCGGGTCTTAATAGTGGTTCACTGATAACTGCTGATTTTGCAAATGAACAAGGGAAGAGCATCTACGCTGTGCCGGGAAATATCAATAGCCAATTCAGTGTTGGAACAAATAAATTAATTAAGGATGGCGCTATTCCAATGATAAGTATTTGCGACGTCACATCAGATATCAAAGGAGTGGAATATACTCCACACGAAATCACACAAGAGCTTGGAAACGATGAACTTGAGATTTATAAAGAAATTCAGAAATCCACTTGTTGTACTATTGATAGCATTGCACACAATCTCAACAAAAACGCTGGGAAAGTCAGTGCTATACTTACAGTGCTCGAGATTAAAGGTATCATTACAACCTACGGTGGTAAAGTATTTCTTGCAAAATAA